In one Methylobacterium sp. SyP6R genomic region, the following are encoded:
- a CDS encoding DEAD/DEAH box helicase, whose translation MSAPTRPLRSHQRSLSELVASLARGEATGITDILAAVTPGGGKSLLPVIAASRLIAAGLVDRVVWVVPRDSLRLQAEEAFADPAWRSALGHTLSVRAADNSPDPSRGLAGYVTTYQAVAAAPALHLAEMRRHRTLLVVDEVHHLPALSDSESGSEAAKNEAAAWSGALLPLFREASLRLLLSGTLARADGRRILWLPYRTENGAQVPDIEAPGWAVIGYSRAEALAEKAVLPVNFGALDGEASWLEGGRTSGQARVGPHRLSGSGPSATTRPALFTALRTGFARDLLREAFYATRRLRAERRRKRGLTATEAVRGLGKLLVVAPDQASAQSYHAMIQAWMPEEQARRDVRIATSAEADAHAALAAFRLTPEPAVLVTVAMAYEGLDAPEVAVVAALTHIRSRPWLEQMIARATRVDPHAGDYADQHALVFHPDDPLFAQFRARIETEQATATRPRKRPTGAASPEPRPLSREADEGIVPLESNALGLRYAMLRPGPAVAMARPEANEAAPVPPSRVERALRARVAAMVTAQAVEDEAELRGRPGAPLPHRYNAVLKRLFGNKSRAAMTAEELEAALAWLERNRLQDHLHLLEGDSRYAWSARRRWAGMERRPG comes from the coding sequence GTGAGTGCCCCGACCCGCCCCCTGCGCAGCCACCAGCGCAGCCTGTCCGAACTCGTGGCCTCGCTCGCCCGCGGCGAGGCCACGGGCATCACCGACATCCTGGCGGCGGTGACGCCAGGCGGCGGCAAGTCGCTGCTGCCGGTCATCGCCGCGTCGAGGCTGATCGCCGCCGGCCTCGTCGACCGGGTGGTCTGGGTCGTGCCGCGGGATTCCCTGCGCCTGCAGGCCGAGGAAGCCTTCGCCGATCCGGCCTGGCGCTCGGCTTTGGGCCACACGCTCTCGGTGCGGGCGGCCGACAATTCCCCCGATCCGAGCCGGGGGCTGGCGGGCTACGTCACCACCTACCAGGCGGTGGCGGCGGCGCCCGCCCTGCACCTCGCCGAGATGCGCCGCCACCGCACCCTGCTGGTCGTCGACGAGGTCCACCACCTGCCGGCCCTGTCCGACAGCGAATCGGGCAGCGAGGCGGCGAAGAACGAGGCAGCGGCCTGGAGCGGTGCCCTGCTGCCGCTGTTCCGCGAGGCGAGCTTGCGGCTCCTCCTGTCGGGCACCCTGGCCCGGGCGGATGGGCGGCGCATCCTGTGGCTGCCCTACCGGACGGAGAACGGCGCGCAGGTGCCGGACATCGAGGCCCCGGGCTGGGCGGTGATCGGCTATTCCCGTGCCGAGGCGCTCGCCGAGAAGGCGGTGCTGCCGGTCAATTTCGGGGCGCTGGACGGCGAGGCGAGCTGGCTGGAGGGCGGCCGCACCAGCGGCCAGGCCCGGGTCGGCCCGCACCGGCTCTCCGGCTCGGGACCGAGTGCGACGACCCGGCCGGCCCTGTTCACGGCGCTCCGCACCGGCTTTGCCCGCGACCTCCTGCGCGAGGCGTTCTACGCCACCCGCCGCCTGCGGGCCGAGCGCCGGCGCAAGCGCGGGCTGACCGCCACGGAGGCCGTCCGGGGTCTCGGCAAGCTCCTCGTCGTCGCGCCCGACCAGGCGAGCGCGCAGAGCTACCACGCGATGATCCAGGCCTGGATGCCCGAGGAGCAGGCGCGCCGCGACGTGCGCATCGCGACCTCGGCCGAGGCCGACGCGCACGCGGCGCTCGCCGCCTTCCGGCTCACGCCGGAGCCCGCCGTGCTGGTGACCGTGGCGATGGCCTATGAGGGACTGGATGCCCCCGAGGTCGCCGTGGTGGCGGCGCTGACGCATATCCGCTCGCGGCCCTGGCTCGAGCAGATGATCGCCCGGGCGACCCGGGTCGATCCCCATGCCGGCGACTATGCCGACCAGCACGCCCTGGTCTTCCATCCCGACGACCCGCTCTTCGCGCAGTTCCGCGCCCGGATCGAGACCGAGCAGGCGACCGCGACGCGACCGCGCAAGCGCCCGACCGGGGCCGCCTCGCCCGAGCCGCGGCCGCTGTCCCGGGAGGCCGACGAGGGCATCGTGCCGCTGGAGAGCAACGCGCTCGGTCTGCGCTACGCCATGCTGCGCCCCGGTCCCGCCGTGGCGATGGCCCGCCCCGAGGCGAACGAGGCGGCGCCCGTGCCGCCCTCGCGGGTCGAGCGGGCCTTGCGCGCGCGCGTGGCCGCCATGGTGACGGCGCAGGCGGTGGAGGACGAGGCCGAGTTGCGCGGACGGCCCGGCGCGCCCCTGCCGCACCGCTACAACGCGGTGCTCAAGCGCCTCTTCGGCAACAAGAGTCGCGCCGCGATGACGGCCGAGGAGCTGGAGGCGGCCCTCGCCTGGCTGGAGCGCAACCGGCTGCAGGACCACCTGCACCTGCTGGAGGGCGATTCGCGCTACGCCTGGAGCGCCCGGCGGCGCTGGGCCGGGATGGAGCGGCGGCCGGGGTGA
- the hrcA gene encoding heat-inducible transcriptional repressor HrcA: MNTRDLPPLPGGSGQARAIAELNERSREIFRQIVESYLATGEPVGSRNLARILPMALSPASIRNVMSDLEQAGLIYAPHTSAGRLPTEHGLRFFVDALLELGDVGQEEKGRIEAQMRAAASRHTFDSALTEASVLLSGISRGAGVVVTAKQNPRLRHIEFVRLDPGRALVVLVSDDGSVENRLLDLPHGLPAGALQEASNFLNARIRGRTLGEVRGEIETARAAMKQELDELTERLVDAGLARSVGPSEERQLIVRGQANLLDDLRAAEDLERIRLLFNDLESQKDVIDLLSRAEGGEGVRIFIGSENKLFSLSGSSMIAAPFRDGSQTIVGVVGVIGPTRLNYARIVPMVDFTARVVSRLLERGRG, translated from the coding sequence ATGAACACGCGCGACCTCCCACCCCTGCCCGGCGGCTCCGGACAGGCCCGTGCCATCGCAGAGCTCAACGAGCGCTCGCGGGAAATCTTTCGCCAGATCGTCGAGAGCTACCTCGCCACCGGGGAGCCGGTCGGGTCGCGCAACCTCGCCCGCATCCTGCCGATGGCGCTCTCGCCGGCCTCGATCCGCAACGTGATGTCGGACCTCGAACAGGCCGGGCTGATCTACGCCCCCCATACCAGCGCCGGCCGGCTCCCGACCGAGCACGGCCTGCGCTTCTTCGTCGACGCGCTGCTCGAACTCGGCGATGTCGGCCAGGAGGAGAAGGGTCGGATCGAGGCGCAGATGCGCGCCGCCGCCTCGCGCCACACCTTCGACAGCGCGCTCACCGAGGCCTCGGTGCTGCTGTCGGGCATCTCGCGCGGCGCCGGCGTCGTCGTCACCGCCAAGCAGAACCCCCGCCTGCGCCACATCGAGTTCGTTCGCCTCGATCCCGGCCGCGCCCTGGTGGTGCTGGTCTCCGACGATGGGTCGGTGGAGAACCGCTTGCTCGACCTGCCGCACGGCCTGCCGGCCGGCGCACTCCAGGAAGCCTCGAACTTCCTCAACGCCCGCATCCGCGGCCGTACGCTCGGCGAGGTGCGAGGCGAGATCGAGACTGCCCGGGCGGCGATGAAGCAGGAGCTCGACGAGCTGACCGAGCGCCTGGTCGATGCCGGTCTCGCCCGCTCGGTCGGCCCGAGCGAGGAGCGCCAGCTCATCGTGCGCGGACAGGCGAACCTCCTCGACGACCTGCGCGCGGCCGAGGACCTGGAGCGCATCCGCCTGCTCTTCAACGACCTGGAGAGCCAGAAGGACGTGATCGACCTCCTGTCGCGCGCCGAGGGCGGCGAGGGCGTGCGGATCTTCATCGGCTCGGAGAACAAGCTTTTTTCGCTCTCCGGCTCGTCGATGATCGCCGCTCCCTTCCGGGACGGCAGCCAGACCATCGTCGGCGTCGTCGGCGTCATCGGGCCGACCCGGCTCAACTACGCCCGCATCGTCCCGATGGTCGATTTCACGGCGCGCGTCGTCTCGCGGCTGCTGGAACGCGGCCGAGGCTGA
- a CDS encoding DUF2794 domain-containing protein, with amino-acid sequence MSEGETAESWNAGAQVVPFPVSSPRVAPQVSFHRDELRIILNLYGRMVAEGEWRDYTMDFTREKAVFSIHRRTSERPLYRIEKDPRLARRQGAYAVIAETGRILKRGHDLAQVLRVLEKPLRVV; translated from the coding sequence ATGAGCGAAGGAGAGACGGCCGAAAGCTGGAATGCCGGCGCCCAGGTCGTACCGTTTCCGGTCTCGTCCCCGCGCGTTGCCCCGCAGGTGTCCTTCCATCGCGACGAGCTGCGCATCATCCTGAACCTCTACGGCCGGATGGTCGCCGAGGGCGAGTGGCGGGACTACACGATGGACTTCACCCGCGAGAAGGCGGTGTTCTCCATCCATCGCCGCACCTCCGAGCGCCCGCTCTACCGCATCGAGAAGGACCCCCGCCTCGCCCGCCGCCAGGGCGCCTACGCGGTGATCGCCGAGACCGGACGCATCCTGAAGCGCGGACACGACCTGGCGCAGGTGCTGCGGGTGCTGGAGAAGCCGCTCAGGGTGGTGTGA
- a CDS encoding IS110 family transposase, whose product MKVLYPRCAALDVHKDTVVAAIRRAESSEVQREVRTFATTTPALLDLSAWLDEHACTHVAMEATGIYWRPVWQVLDADSRTLILANAAHVKNVPGRKTDVADAVWLSDLLAHGLIRASFVPEAQTQAMRDLLRTRKQLVREQASHVQRIQKTLEEANLKLASVLTDIMGQSGRAVLDALVKGERDPAGLQALVSPRVKAAPEAIRAALTGRIGDHHRFLLGVHLRQYDGLGRAIAEIDAQVERDLGPFREAVKLLVTIPGISDLTAQVILSEIGPDMSRFPTAGHLISWAGLCPRNDESAGKRRSTRLRKGAPWLKTALVQAAWAGVRKKASYIRAQFQRLRGRRGPKKAICAVAASMLTAIYHMLKAGTAYVDPGPDHGRKAAPTIRAKALVRQIERLGFACEIKPVEPVSI is encoded by the coding sequence ATGAAGGTCCTCTACCCCCGCTGCGCCGCCCTCGATGTTCACAAGGACACCGTCGTCGCAGCCATCCGCCGGGCCGAGAGCAGCGAGGTTCAGCGTGAGGTGCGGACGTTTGCCACCACCACGCCCGCTCTGCTCGACCTCTCCGCCTGGCTCGACGAGCACGCCTGCACCCATGTCGCCATGGAGGCGACCGGCATCTACTGGCGCCCGGTCTGGCAGGTCCTCGACGCCGACAGCCGCACCCTGATCCTGGCCAATGCCGCCCATGTCAAGAACGTGCCCGGCCGCAAGACCGACGTCGCCGACGCGGTCTGGCTCTCCGACCTGCTCGCCCACGGCCTGATCCGCGCCAGCTTCGTGCCCGAGGCCCAGACCCAGGCGATGCGCGACCTGCTGCGCACCCGCAAGCAACTGGTCCGCGAGCAGGCCAGCCACGTCCAGCGCATCCAGAAGACCCTCGAGGAGGCCAACCTCAAGCTCGCCTCGGTGCTCACCGACATCATGGGCCAGTCCGGTCGCGCCGTGCTCGACGCGCTGGTCAAGGGCGAGCGCGATCCGGCTGGGCTGCAGGCGCTGGTCAGCCCGCGGGTGAAGGCGGCGCCCGAGGCGATCCGGGCCGCGCTCACGGGCCGGATCGGGGATCACCACCGTTTCCTGCTCGGTGTGCATCTACGCCAGTACGACGGGTTGGGGCGAGCGATCGCGGAGATCGACGCGCAGGTGGAGCGCGACCTCGGCCCTTTCCGGGAAGCGGTGAAGCTGCTGGTGACGATCCCGGGCATCAGTGACCTCACCGCGCAGGTGATCCTCTCCGAGATCGGCCCCGACATGAGCCGCTTCCCGACCGCCGGCCATCTGATCTCCTGGGCCGGGCTGTGCCCGAGAAACGACGAGAGCGCGGGCAAGCGGCGCTCGACGCGACTGCGCAAGGGCGCGCCCTGGCTCAAGACGGCCTTGGTGCAGGCCGCCTGGGCCGGAGTGCGCAAGAAGGCGAGCTACATCAGGGCGCAGTTCCAGCGCTTGCGCGGCCGGCGCGGCCCCAAGAAGGCGATCTGCGCGGTCGCCGCTTCGATGTTGACCGCGATCTATCACATGCTCAAGGCCGGCACGGCTTACGTCGATCCCGGGCCTGATCACGGCCGCAAGGCGGCCCCGACCATCCGCGCCAAGGCGCTCGTGCGGCAGATCGAGCGCCTTGGATTTGCGTGCGAAATCAAACCCGTAGAGCCAGTTTCTATTTAG
- a CDS encoding ribonuclease HII: MRPFDARHAARYPVLIGCDEVGRGALCGPVIVAAVHFDPAALSGDLLEALDDSKRLDAATRERLAPRIMAEGRVALAGASRDLIDRINVRAATLDAMRRAVARLGIAAEVAVDGRDMPPGLPLPCRAFIGGDRLVPQIAASSIVAKVARDRLMRALARRHPAYAWERNVGYGTAAHRAAMASLGLTRHHRLSFKSKSL, translated from the coding sequence ATGCGCCCGTTCGATGCCCGCCACGCCGCCCGCTATCCCGTCCTCATCGGCTGCGACGAGGTCGGCCGCGGCGCGCTGTGTGGCCCGGTGATCGTCGCGGCGGTGCATTTCGATCCGGCCGCCCTGTCGGGCGACCTGCTGGAGGCCCTCGACGACAGCAAGCGGCTCGACGCCGCCACCCGCGAGCGCCTGGCGCCGCGGATCATGGCGGAAGGGCGCGTGGCCCTCGCCGGGGCCTCCCGCGACCTGATCGACCGGATCAACGTGCGCGCCGCCACCCTCGACGCCATGCGCCGCGCGGTGGCGCGCCTCGGCATCGCCGCGGAGGTGGCGGTGGACGGGCGCGACATGCCCCCCGGCCTGCCCCTGCCCTGCCGGGCCTTCATCGGCGGCGACCGGCTGGTGCCGCAGATCGCCGCGAGCTCGATCGTCGCCAAGGTGGCGCGCGACCGGCTGATGCGGGCGCTGGCCCGGCGCCACCCGGCCTATGCCTGGGAGCGCAATGTCGGCTACGGCACCGCGGCGCACCGGGCCGCGATGGCGAGCCTCGGCCTCACCCGGCACCACCGGCTGAGCTTCAAGTCCAAGAGCCTGTGA